A region of the Sideroxydans lithotrophicus ES-1 genome:
CGCGACGCGCCGTGCGATCTGCTTATAAGACTTGGCGAGGTTGCCCTCGGGATCGGCCACCACTGTCGGCCTGCCGGAATCGGCCTGTTCGCGGATGCGGATATCCAGCGGCAAGCCGCCGAGGAACTCCACGTTGTAATCGGCACACATCTTCTCGCCGCCGCCCGCGCCGAAGATGTGTTCTTCGTGTCCGCACTTGGAGCAGATATGCGTGCTCATGTTCTCCACGATGCCGATGATCTTCACGTCCACCTTCTCGAACATCTTCAGGCCTTTTTTCGCATCCAGCAAAGCGATGTCCTGCGGCGTAGTGACGATCACCGCGCCCGTGACCGGCACTTTTTGCGCCAAGGTGAGCTGGATGTCGCCCGTGCCCGGCGGCAGGTCGATCACCAGATAATCCAGATTGTCCCAGCGGGTCTGGCGCAGCAACTGTTCCAGTGCCTGTGTCACCATGGGACCGCGCCAGACCATCGGCGCATCGTCGCCTTCGATCATGAAGCCGATGGACATGGCCTGTATCCCATGTCCTTCCATGGCCTCCATCGACTTGCCATCCTTGGAGACCGGACGGCCGCTGATTCCCAGCATGGTTGGCTGTGACGGCCCATAGATGTCGGCATCCAGGATACCCACACGGGCACCTTCGGCCGCCAGCGCCAATGCCAGATTCACTGCAGTGGTGCTCTTGCCCACGCCGCCCTTGCCGCTCGCCACGGCGATGATGTTCTTGACGCCATCGACCAGCTTGACTCCGCGCTGCACGGCATGCGGCACCACCTTGCTGCTCACGTTGACGCTGATCTTGCCGCTCCCTGGCAGGACAGACCTGAGATGCGTCTCCACCATGCCCCTGATGTCTTCCCACACACTTTTCGCCGGATAGCCGAGCAATATGTCCAGCGATACGTCGGAGCCGTTGATCTTGATATTCTTCACAGACTTGCTGCTGACGAAGTCCCTTTTCGTGTTGGGATCGGTCAGACTCTTCAATGCGCCCTGCACGTCGGCCTCAGTAAAACTCATTGTCTGCTCCTGCGAATATTGAAAGCGATAATTCTATACCAGAGTGGTTAACCATAGCCCCGACTTGGGGTGCGGTCAATTCTCCCCCATAAGGGGTATCGACATCCCGGACACGCTGCTTCCGTACCATCTCAAGCGTCGATTCTCAATCAGCCTCCACTTTACAGTCCATAGCGGACTGACTTACATTGCGCCCATGAAAAGATTGCTGCTCCTCTCCATTTCGTTCCTGCTCGCCGCCTGCGCCACGACGCCATCCCGGCAATACACGGCCTCCGATGGCCAGGTGAACGATCTGGTGATGTATGCGATCAGTCTGGCTGACACCCCCTATCGCTATGGCGGCAACTCCGCCAGCACCGGCTTCGATTGCAGCGGCTTCGTCGACCATGTCTATCGTCATTCGCTGGGCATCAGATTGCCGCGCACCAGCCATGACATCAGCCGGGTTGGCAAACCGGTAAACCAGAGTGACCTGAGTCCCGGCGATCTGGTCTTCTACAACACGCAACATGCATCTTTCTCGCATGTCGGCATATATATCGGCGACGGGAAATTCGTGCACTCACCCAGAAGCGGAGAAAGCGTGCGCACGGAGAATATGCAGATGCGCTATTGGCTGACGCGCTACGACGGTGCGCGCCGCATCCTGCAGTAGCAGACCGCCTCAGTAACGCGCGTCATGGAGCGCTTCGGCCAGCTGAAAGACCGACATCGCATAGAAGTTGCTGTTGTTGTAACGCATGATGACGTTGAAGTTGCTGAACACCAGCCAATACTCCTTGCCCGACTCGACCGTAAAATCCAGCAACCACGCCGGCGGCAGGTAACCTGAGGCCTTTTTCAGCGGCGTCACCCCCGCATCGCGCCAAGCGATGACCGGACGCGCATCTCCGACGACGCCAAGACGCTTTTCATCATCGACCTTGCAGGGCAGCGCAACCGGCTCACCGTTGCGCCAGCCGAATTGCTTGAGATAATTGGCTACGCTGCCGATGGCGTCTTCAGGCTCATTCAGCAGGTCGATCTTGCCGTTACGGTTGAAATCCACGGCATAACGGCGATAGCTGCTGGGCATGAACTGGGGTATACCCAGCGCACCTGCATAGGAAGCCTGAATGGACAGCAGATCGAACCGCTGTTCACGCGCCAGCAGCAGGTATTGTTCCAGTTCGTCGCGGAAGAAGTCGGCTCGGCGCGGGTAATTGAAAGCCAGCGTCGTCAATGCATCCAGCGCCCGAAAATGCCCGGTGTTGCGACCATACGCCGTCTCGACTCCGATGATACCGAGTATGATCTCCTGCGGCACGCCATACTGTTTCTCTGCGCGCTTCAGGGCTCTCGAATATTTCAACCAGAACTGCAACCCGCTATCGATGCGCTGCTGATTGATGAAGTTCGGGCGGTACTCGATCCAGGGCTTGAGGATGGCGGGCTGGTTGATGGAGTCGATGACGTCCTGGCGGTATTCGGCATGAACGAACGCCTGTTCCAGCTCTTCGCGCTTGAACTGATGTTTGACCACCATCTCGTCTATGAAAGCCGGAATGCCCGGCAGATCGGCCGCTTGTGCGGTGCATTGAACGAACAAAAGAAACAGGAATAATTGTTTTTTCATGGTGCATCGAGCTTAATGGTTGGCGCATTTTACTCGACAGTACGCCGTGTCACTGTTAAATTTGACCCAATATTCACTCATGGAAAAGCGTTCACATCAATATGGAAAAACCTGCACAACATCATCGGCTCATCATTCTCGGTTCCGGCCCCGCCGGCTACACCGCCGCCATCTACGCTGCCCGAGCCAACCTTAAACCGACGCTCATCACCGGCATGGCGCAGGGTGGCCAACTGATGACCACCACCGAAGTGGATAATTGGCCCGCCGATGTGAATGGCGTTCAGGGCCCCGAACTGATGCAACGTTTCCAGCAGCATGCGGAGCGTTTCAACACCGAGATCCTGTTCGACCACATCCATACCGCCAGACTGCAGCAGAAGCCCTTCCTGTTGATCGGCGACGCTGGCAGCTACACCTGCGATGCCCTCATCATCAGCACTGGCGCATCTGCGCAATATCTGGGCCTCCCCTCCGAAGAAGCCTTCATGGGCAAGGGAGTATCCGGCTGCGCAACCTGCGACGGTTTTTTCTATCGCAACCAGGATGTCGCCGTGATCGGCGGCGGCAATACCGCCGTGGAAGAAGCGCTGTATCTGGCCAACATCGCCAGACATGTCACGCTGGTACACAGGCGCGACAGTTTCCGCGCTGAGCGCATCATGGTCGACCACCTGATGGAAAAAGTGAAGGAAGGCAAGATCACGCTGCAGCTGAACCAGACGCTGGACGAAGTGCTGGGCGACGACAGCGGCGTGACCGGCATGCGCATCAAGCAGGTGCAAGGAAGTGCGACGCAGGAGATCAAAGTCGCGGGCGTGTTCATCGCCATCGGGCATAAACCCAACACCGACATCTTCGCCGGACAACTGGAGATGGACAATGGCTACATCGTCACCAGGGGCGGACGCCTTGGCAATGCCACGGCAACCAGCATCGACGGGGTGTTCGCGGCAGGCGATGTGCAGGATTACATCTATCGCCAGGCCTGCACCAGTGCGGCAACCGGATGCATGGCGGCACTCGATGCAGACAAGTATCTCTCCGAATTGAGGTAGGCCTTGAAAGAAAAACCGGAACAGGATGCTGACTTGTTCCGGCAAGCGCTGAAAGATGTGACGCCGCTGCCTCCCGGCAACCGCATCGCACCGGCTGCCAAGCCCCGCAAACCTGTCTCATCTGCGGCTCTTAACTCATCCGTCATTGACAACCTGTCCGATCATGGCGCAGGTGATATCGCAGCCTCGGAGTTCCTGCGTCCGGACCTGAATCGCATGACGCTACGCAAGTTGCGCCGGGGTGAATGGCCCCCGCAGGATGAGATCGATTTGCATGGCCTCAGCACAGACGGAGCAAGAAAGTCACTTGTAGAGTTTCTGCATGCGGCCACATTACGCAAGCTACGTTGTGTCAACGTGATACACGGCAAAGGCTGGCGCAGCGAAGGACGCGACGGAACACTGAAAGTCCACACCCGCCACTGGTTGACCCAACATGCGCAGGTACTGGCATTCTGCGAAGCTCCACCCAATGCTGGCGGCGGCGGCGCGGTATGGGTGCTGCTGAAAAGCAGTTAGCTCGATATTGCAGCAATACAAACAACAAAGGCTCCATTGGGAGCCTTTGTTGATATGTGGCGAACCTCTTACAGTTCTTTTGCGTGTGAAGCCAGATACTTCGCCACGCCATCCGGCGAAGCATTCATGCCGGCCTTACCTTTGCTCCAGCCGGCAGGACAGACTTCGCCGTGCTCTTCGGTAAATTGCAGTGCATCCACCATGCGCAGCATTTCGTCGATGTTGCGGCCCAGCGGCAGGTTGTTCACCACCTGGTGCTGCACCACGCCGGCACGGTCGATCAGGAAAGAGCCACGGTATGCCACGCCGCCTTCGGCT
Encoded here:
- a CDS encoding C40 family peptidase; translated protein: MKRLLLLSISFLLAACATTPSRQYTASDGQVNDLVMYAISLADTPYRYGGNSASTGFDCSGFVDHVYRHSLGIRLPRTSHDISRVGKPVNQSDLSPGDLVFYNTQHASFSHVGIYIGDGKFVHSPRSGESVRTENMQMRYWLTRYDGARRILQ
- the mltB gene encoding lytic murein transglycosylase B, which encodes MKKQLFLFLLFVQCTAQAADLPGIPAFIDEMVVKHQFKREELEQAFVHAEYRQDVIDSINQPAILKPWIEYRPNFINQQRIDSGLQFWLKYSRALKRAEKQYGVPQEIILGIIGVETAYGRNTGHFRALDALTTLAFNYPRRADFFRDELEQYLLLAREQRFDLLSIQASYAGALGIPQFMPSSYRRYAVDFNRNGKIDLLNEPEDAIGSVANYLKQFGWRNGEPVALPCKVDDEKRLGVVGDARPVIAWRDAGVTPLKKASGYLPPAWLLDFTVESGKEYWLVFSNFNVIMRYNNSNFYAMSVFQLAEALHDARY
- the trxB gene encoding thioredoxin-disulfide reductase; its protein translation is MEKPAQHHRLIILGSGPAGYTAAIYAARANLKPTLITGMAQGGQLMTTTEVDNWPADVNGVQGPELMQRFQQHAERFNTEILFDHIHTARLQQKPFLLIGDAGSYTCDALIISTGASAQYLGLPSEEAFMGKGVSGCATCDGFFYRNQDVAVIGGGNTAVEEALYLANIARHVTLVHRRDSFRAERIMVDHLMEKVKEGKITLQLNQTLDEVLGDDSGVTGMRIKQVQGSATQEIKVAGVFIAIGHKPNTDIFAGQLEMDNGYIVTRGGRLGNATATSIDGVFAAGDVQDYIYRQACTSAATGCMAALDADKYLSELR
- a CDS encoding Smr/MutS family protein, with amino-acid sequence MKEKPEQDADLFRQALKDVTPLPPGNRIAPAAKPRKPVSSAALNSSVIDNLSDHGAGDIAASEFLRPDLNRMTLRKLRRGEWPPQDEIDLHGLSTDGARKSLVEFLHAATLRKLRCVNVIHGKGWRSEGRDGTLKVHTRHWLTQHAQVLAFCEAPPNAGGGGAVWVLLKSS